In a single window of the Nicotiana tomentosiformis chromosome 8, ASM39032v3, whole genome shotgun sequence genome:
- the LOC104085084 gene encoding uncharacterized protein, producing the protein MASTPRTRPPRSPSSLSPNPKPTKYKTPSSSSSSSRPSASSIDIPLEPSSNFFPSSKSEFSRLLAVVFVASAVAFACNYVFTFLNHQPKPFCDSNPDFDESLSDLCEPCPLNGVCHEGKLECAHGYRRLGNLCVEDSNINEAAKKLSKSVEGLLCEEYAQFSCTGAGNIWVQSNQLWEKVNKSKIMDEYGLNKAVYAHAMQRAMEALGKVLERRLNDQGMEELKCPALLVQHYTPVSCRIQQWLFEHALLLVPACALLLGSIFMLLKLRWRYYLSVRAEQIYNEACDVLEEKAVSARSMTGKHEPWVVASLLRDHLLSPKERKDPMLWKKVEQLVQEDSRLERYPKMVKGESKVVWEWQVEGSLSSSGKRKKAQESRLVRDEHANLSPQQRNWLLKVEEPVNC; encoded by the exons ATGGCTTCCACACCTCGAACACGGCCCCCTAGATCGCCCTCCTCTCTTAGCCCTAACCCTAAACCCACCAAGTACaaaactccttcttcttcttcttcttcttctcgtCCTTCTGCATCATCCATCGATATTCCTCTAGAACCTTCCTCGAACTTCTTCCCTTCCTCTAAATCAGAGTTCTCACGGCTCCTCGCCGTCGTCTTTGTTGCCTCCGCCGTCGCATTTGCCTGCAACTACGTCTTCACATTTCTCAATCACCAGCCGAAACCTTTTTGCGATAGCAATCCCGACTTCGATGAATCTCTCTCCG ACTTGTGTGAGCCTTGTCCACTTAATGGAGTATGCCATGAAGGCAAATTAGAGTGTGCGCATGGCTACCGGAGGCTCGGGAACTTATGTGTTGAAGATTCAAATATAAATGAAGCAGCTAAGAAGCTC TCAAAGTCAGTAGAAGGTCTTCTCTGTGAAGAATATGCTCAATTTTCATGCACAGGCGCTGGCAATATTTGG GTTCAAAGTAACCAATTGTGGGAAAAAGTGAATAAATCTAAAATAATGGATGAGTATGGCTTGAACAAGGCTGTTTATGCTCATGCCATGCAACGAGCCATGGAGGCTCTTGGCAAGGTTTTGGAGAGAAGACTGAATGATCAAGG AATGGAAGAGTTGAAGTGTCCAGCTTTGCTGGTCCAACATTATACACCAGTTTCCTGTCGCATCCAGCAGTGGCTTTTTGAGCATGCTTTGCTATTGGTTCCAGCTTGTGCATTG CTCCTGGGTAGCATTTTCATGCTGTTAAAACTCCGTTGGAGGTACTACTTGTCAGTTAGAGCTGAACAGATATATAATGAG GCTTGTGATGTACTTGAAGAGAAGGCAGTGAGTGCAAGAAGTATGACGGGCAAGCATGAACCTTGGGTGGTGGCATCACTGTTGCGGGATCATCTTCTTTCACCGAAGGAAAGGAAGGATCCAATGTTATGGAAAAAG GTTGAGCAGTTGGTTCAAGAAGATTCTCGTCTAGAGAGATACCCTAAGATGGTCAAAGGTGAAAGTAAAGTGGTATGGGAATGGCAAG TTGAGGGTTCTTTAAGCTCTTCGGGTAAGAGGAAGAAAGCGCAGGAAAGCAGGCTAGTGAGAGATGAACATGCAAATCTCTCCCCTCAGCAAAGAAACTGGCTATTGAAGGTCGAGGAGCCTGTGAATTGCTGA